DNA from Stegostoma tigrinum isolate sSteTig4 chromosome 8, sSteTig4.hap1, whole genome shotgun sequence:
TTAAGAcccagaaaaaacccatctggttcactaatgccttttagagagcgatatctgccatccttacttgatttGATCTATGTGTAAATCCAGATCTACAGTAATGTAGTTGAGTCTTAACTTCCTTCGCCAATGGCCAAAAAAACACTTAGATACAGGGCAGaggtagtaggagctgccaatgctggagaatctgagataacaaggtgtggagctggatgaacacagcaggctaagcagcatcagaggagcaggagagctgacgtttttggtctggacccttcttcagaaactgaactgaaacgtcagcttttctagATACAGAACAATTAGATTTGGGCAGATAATGGACTTGACAGTAACACCCACACCCCCTGGACAAATAAAAAGAAGTCTGTCACTCAATTATGTCCAGGTTGACCTCTCTTACTGTTGCCTTCCAGAATTGATCTCTCTAGCTTTTCAGTTCTGATAAAATGGCTGAAAGACTGACATTTTCATTTCCAGATGTCACTTCTAAAAATTCTTTTTTACTCTTGCAATTTCAAGCACGTCTTCATTTCTCTAATGGTATTTGTCTTTGGGAGTTTCCTTTATATGGAACTTTTGGTGCAGGAATTTGGATTGAAAACAGATGAGAGAAATATGGTACAATTCTGTGAATAGGAACTCTAGGGAAGCCTTTAACATATTGCTGACTTGTAATCAGGCAAcacttcaaatttaaaattctcatcattgTGTTCAAACCATTTCCTGACCCTGTCTCTCACCGTATCTATAGCCCCTGCCAGTCTGTAACTTCTCAAGAACTTAGCGTAGCTCCAATTCTGATGTCTCGTCCACCCCAACTGCCTTTGTCCCACTGTTTCTTCAGCTCCCCTTTTATCTTTGATACGTTTTCCTCACTTCCCTTTACAGAGTTCAATATCAAATTTCCTTAAGTGGCACTTCTTGAAGTGCATTCGGAGTTACTACATTAATGGCGCACTACacattgatttttatttatttattcatgtgcTGCGAGCACCTTATTGACCTTGGGAAGCTGGTGAGTGACCATCTTGGACCACTGTAGTTTGTTTCGTGACAGTTTGGGACTTTGATcaagccacagtgaaggaacagcaacaaatTTCCACCTTAGAAGGTGCATGACTTGGAGTAACTTATAGAGATACTCCCATGCACTGTGTCTTGTATCCTTGCCTGGCAAGTAAGGTTCCTTCTATTTACAAAATTTCACCCATCACAGTTTCTCTCTGATATAACTTCCTTTCCCAATGAAAAGACTGTAGATAAATATTGTCTTAGCAATTCTGTCATGCTCTTTCTATGGGCATGCAAGATCTATTCCTAGTGATCCATCACATTTAAATTTGTATCCACTCTGTTTGGAAATATTCTTGATCCTCTTGATAACCACTGCAACTTGTTATTAATACACTTTTTGCCACCGTTCCCATTCTTTGTAAAACTCATTTTGTGCATGTCtttgacaaggccagcatttgtcctctgtcactaattgcccttgaatagTTTGTTAGaccattccagagggcagttaagagttaattacattgctgtcaatctggagtcacatattggtCAGATAAGGATAGCTATGTTCCTACCCCTAAAGGCCATAAGTGAATTGGATTGGTTTGTCAACATTAGGAGATAACCATCACGGTCACTATCACTGTTGCTAATTTCATAGTTACAGATATTATTAATGGAATTTAAGATTTTTCAGGAATCCGTGTCCCCAGAAGATTAGCCTGGCCTACTGGAAAGTCCATTACACTTCAATCTTGCCTGTTTTGTGTAGCAATTGATCTTACTCAACCATTGACTGATTTATCTGACTGGTTCTTGGCCAGGCATAGCTTTCTTTGTCTGTTGTTCTTTTCTGACTCTGTTTCCCATAACCCAGAGTAGCTCAAATAAGGCTGTGCATTTTCCATACCCCACAACTGAGCCAAAGTCCCACTGGCAGCTGTAGGAAAATAATCAAGACGGAATGCTGGCCTTAAATCGAGAGGACTGCAGTATAAGGAGAAGATGTTCAggtgcaactgtacaaaacactggttagaCCCTGCTTGAAGTACTGTGAGCAGGTCTGGACACCACAGTTTAGGAAGGATaaattggccttggagggagtataACATGGAGTACATCattacaaggatgatacctggacttcagggctTAGGTTATGAGAAGAGATTACATCAATTGGGCCTGGTTTCAcgagaatttagaaggttaagggaggatctgatcgaagtcttcaagatattaacaggaaaaaaacagggtagataaagataggtgtggagctggatgaacacagtgggccaagcagcatcagaggagcaggaaaactgacttttagggcctagacccttcatccagctctacaccttgttatctgcgtttatccagctctacaccttgttacctgcgTTTATCcaaatctacaccttgttatctgcgtttatccagctctacactattctttacacagagagttgtgagagcatggaatgcgttgccagcagcagttgtggaagcaaggtcattggggacatttaagagactgctggacatgcatatgatcacagaaatttgagggtgcatacatgaggatcaatggtcggcacaacatcgtgggctgaagggcctgttctgtgctgtactgttctatgttctatgttctatgttctacaccttgttacctgcgtttatccagctctacaccttgttatctgcgtttatccagctctacaccttattacctgcgtttatccagctctacaccttgttatctgcgtttatccagctctacgccttgttacctgcgtttatccagctctgcactttgttatctgcgtttatccagctctacaccttgttatctgcgtttatccagctctgcaccttgttatctgtgtttatccagctctacaccttgttatctgcatttatccagctctacaccttgttatcaagaagagtctaggcccaaaatgtcagccttcctgatcctctgatgctgcttggcctgctgtgttcaaactctacaccctgttatctcagattctccagcatgtgcaattCCTACCATCTCCTAGATAAAGATAGACTACTTCTGCTGGTTGGGGATTATAGAACTAAGGGGCACAGcgtcaaaattacagccagatcaTTCGGAAGAGATATTCGGAACCACTGAGAGTCATAGATTAATAAAGCCCAGGAACAGACTTCTTGGTCCAACCAGTGTATGCTgaccaagttcccaaactaaactagtcccacttggctGCATTTGGTGCATATCCCTCCAGATCATTACTATTCATGCACATGTCCAggtgtcttttaagcattgtatctgtacctgcatccatcactttcagttcattccacacaccactctgtgtgtaaaagagCTGCCTCTCATatccttttaaaatttttctcctctcagcttgtaaatgtgcccctagttttgaaccctCCAGTCTAGAGAAAAGACGCTTGTCAGTCACCTTAttcatacccttcatgattttataaacctgaatAGGGTGAACAATGTTTaaaactctcttccacaagcaCAGTTGATGCTAGATCTATTGTTAAGTTTAATTTTGGGTTTGGTaaatctttgttcagcaaaagcATTAAGGAAGATAGGCCAAAAGCAGGAGATGGACTTAGGCCACAGATTAGCTGTGACCTCATTGAAccgcagagcaggttcaaggggctcaatggcctactcctgttgccaTGTACTGTTTTCATGACCATTAATAAGAGTTGCTAAATTTCAGaacaggaggtgctggaggtcttaaaatgcataaagctaGATAACTCCCTGGGACCTGATCGAGTGTAATTGGTAAATAGGGGACAGTGAAGAGGTTATCTGAcagcacaatgggatcttgatcaattgagccaGTAGGTCAAGgaatggcagataaaatttaatttagataaatgagaggtgtttcattttggtaagataaaccagggcaggacttacacagttagtCATAGGATCCTATGGAGTTtggtcgaacagagagacctaaggcgCAGTAAAATGGTTTCCTGAAAGTGGCGAGACAGGGAGGCAAGGTGGTGAAGGAAGCATTTGGAGCATTGAGTATGTCATGGTAAGGCCACATCTGGATTACTGCATACAATTTTAGTCGTccagctacaggaaggatgttattcaactggaaagagtgcaaaaatgTCCTTCAAGGATGTTACCAACACCAGAAGCTTTGAGTCATAAAGAGAGGCTGGTTCAGCTGGGACTTATCTCCGTGGAACCTAGGACGCTGAGGGGGGACTTTGTAggtgcttataaaatcatgaggggcatagataaggtgtaTATCCAAgaatgggagagtccaaaactagaggctatGGGTttcaggtcagaggggaaagatttaaaagggatccgcAGGTTCACCTTTTggtgcagagggtggtatgtgtatggaaagAGCCgtctgaggaaatggtggagactggtacaattacagcatttaaaagccatttggatgggtacatgaataggaagggtttagagggataagggccaaatggtggcacatgagactatattaatttaggatatctggtcagcatgggcgagttggacccaagggtctgtatccatgcttTGAGATCTATGACCTCTTTCTGCTTTGTCCACTGGTATGTGTGATGTCAGTCGACCACACCTTATATAGAGGATAGCTCCTCAGTCTCTCTTAGCTCCACAGGCGTTTAAAGTCAgtctttattctctctctctgtgtgtgtgtgtgtgtgtgtgtgtgctcctCATGGTTCCTGGAAGAGGTGGAGTGAGCAGTCTCCAGGGTAACGGGGCGGTCGTTACAAATGTTGGTTCCCTAGCGTCGGGTACAATCGATACTGAAATAATAGACTGGACAATAAACTTAGCGAAAGCAGACCAGCGTGTACTAACCTCCAGAATTCCACCCAAACTCTGCCAGGCTGCGGGAACTGTCAAAAGTAAGTTTCATCTTAATGCGCACGTTTTAGAAAGCTAAAATAAAAAGTTGTTACAATAAAATCGCGGGGAGTTTCCACCGATTGAATTCTGGAGATTGCCAAATAATTGAAAGTAGCAGGAGGGGTAATCTGTGCtagaaatgcatttaaaataagcGAATGATGTTTAGCTTTTTCTTAGTGTTAAATACAATTCGGATTTCTGATTTAAATCGGGTATTCGGCTTGAATCCGAACTGAATTGGGGGCTTCACTGGTGTTCTGTTGAATGGAGAggcaagaacagaaaatgctcgAGAAcctcagcagaactggcagcatgCAGAAAGAAACTTacgtttgggtccagtgaccttgaTTTTGGGAGACTTTTGCTTTGCaccttaaaaatgtttttttttctggacagACACGGACGGCCCTGTCCAAAACAGAGTGATAGcgagaacggcagatgctggagcccTGTCCGAAATAGGCAGAGACACATGTTCCTTTAGTGGATAATTAGCGAATGAACGGGAGagccccttctctctcacacactctctctgggaGATGGGGGCTCAGTACAGTTCCGTGCTGGGAGATCAGACACACTGGCTCATTGCTCACAATGTCGCCGGGGTCTGTGTCCCTGCTCCTCAAAATTCTCCAACCGAATATTTCCCACGTTGCTCTCACCCAGTGAAGCATTTCCTttatgaaaatcagaaacaaaaacaggatttgctggaaaagctcaacaggtctggcagcacctgtgaaggaaatatcagagttaacgtttcgggtccggtgacccttcctcagaacgcctTTATCAAAATTAATTTGACTTCTTACTTTTTATGTTCAGAATTGGTCTTGGCAGTGAACGCCCCAGTGAGTGTTGATTGGTATTAATTAATATTTTGGTGTGTAATTATTGGAGGAATTAAAAACCTGAGGAAAGTTCTTTGGCATGGATTTCTTGATGTGATTAAGGCTGTATGTATCAAACTGTCAATCTGTCTACCAACCAGCTATCTATCTAgctatgtctgtctgtctgcacaTCCATCTAGCAGCTATTTAATTTGCTCctaaggggaaagatataaaagggacctaacgggCATGCTTTTCatgaagagggtggtgtgtgtatggaatgagctgccggaggaggtggtggaggctggtacaatgccAACATTTAGAAGGattctgggtgggtacatgaataggaagagtttagagggatatggcctaatgctgacaaattggattagattaatttaggaaagcTGGTGGTTGTCGATgggtctgctttcatgctgtacacacactctctcttacctATCATCCAAACTCTGTGCATTCAGTAAACTCATTATCAACTTTATTGTGTTAATATTGTGGTTTTTTAAAGTCATGGGGTAAAATTGGACTTGACAAAGATCCAAAACCAACTGCATTTGTGTTTCAGTTGAGCTAAGTACCGCACAGGGCTATAAGCTGGTGGTAGATCGGATGCATCTGGTGCTATCTTCCTGTAAAAGTGATTTCCATTACCACTCCCCTATGAGTCCAGGGTAAAACTGTGCCCTTGTAAATATCTTGTCTCGGTTGCAGACCATCATATTGGATGATGTTGCAGGATACATTTTGATGAGTCAGGCCTCTCCTGCAAGATGCTTCACATCAACATCATTGCAAACGTATCGACCTCCAATGCCACCAACGACACTTGTGCCGATGAATCGAAATCAGTTCACATACCAATTATCTTCATGACTATTGGCATTCTCTCCAACGGCGTCGCCCTGGTGATCCTGGTGAAAGCCTACAAAAGGTTCAGACAGAAATGGAGAGCATCCTTCCTGCTGTTTGCCAGCGGACTTGTCTGCACGGACTGCTTGGGCCATATCATCACTGGTTCCATAACCATCAGGGTGTATGCCATGAACAAAAACTGGACAAGGATTGACTCCTCGGGACACCTCTGCCCGTTTCTCGGAACCAGTATGGTTTTTTTTGGCCTCTCAGCCTTGTTCCTTGGCAGTGTCATGGCAATTGAGCGGTGCCTCGGCATCACTCAGCCACTTTTTCACTCTGCCAAGGTGACTGCTCGCCGTGCCATGTTTATCCTGGGTGGCACTTGGCTGTTTGCTCTGGTAATCGCTTTGCTCCCTAATTTCCACTTTGGAAAATATACGGTTCAGTGCACTCGGACCTGGTGCTTTCTGAGCACAAAGGACGTCAAGTTTGGGATAGACAGTGGAATTCTGCTCCTGTTCTCCTCGTTGGGATTGACTGCCCTCAGCACTTCCTTCCTATGCAACACCATTAGTGGCGTGGCTTTGCTAAGATCTCACATCAAGAACAAGCTTAACAGACAAGGAAAATCACACCATGTAGAAATGTTGGTCCAGTTAATGACAATAATGCTCGTCTCCTGTGTTTGCTGGGGTCCATTCCTGGTAAGCTATCCCGTCTATACTGTCTCTTATTGTACCAAATACTTGCTTCCAAATATTTGCCATCGCTGATTAACATTTTTATGTAGAAACTTTTTCTTTATTGTATGTTATTGTTGTTTGTAAAACCCTTTTACACCAAAACTAGAAGATTGGGTAAAATATAGTTATGTTTTATATCCAAATGCATAAGCATGTGCAACACCAAGAATATTAACTGGCAATTTTATCGCATTTATGTTAATATCTCATGGTTAATTATACAAGAATCTGTTGAGCTTTAAGTTGGTTGAAAAGGCAAGTTCAAAATTTCATAATTAGCAAAGCACTGTAAATTCATTTTCTTATTAAATAATCCTTAGGGAAATGATTTGCCTTTGTACAATTTTATAGGAAATCACTGAATCATTTTTACATGTCTATGATATTACAGGACCATTTTAGATCTATGATTCAGTCATTGCAGTTTTAGGCAGTATGCATGCCGGAGTGATTGGAAATTGGCAGTGACAGAAAGGCTATGCAGTTTTCTGACTACCCGACGGACATTAATGCTCTTTATTCGAAAGCCTAAATAATTCAGTATTTTAGCACAGGGAAGTGAACTACGTAGACTGTCCATATCCTCTACTATCCAGTTAAAATTGATTCAATTTGCTTGCATCTGTTCCCACGGCCTGCCTTAATACTCCGATCTGGCATGATCATCATACTTAGTAATGAGTAACTGCACCTAAATCCTCTGCCCTTTCCTCTTCAGCACTTTTATCCATGTCCCTGGTTTTGAGGTTTGCAAGAATCTTacatatgggttcaattccattaaCGACCTTGAATACttcattaaaatgttccatttcTCAGCTGTacgtgaggccgcagtgctagtACTTACTCCTAATGTACagggtttttaaaaagaaaatatatgAAAGTCAAGTGACGGAATTACGACAATAATTTGCATGTACAGTAGTATTTTCAGAAAgaatgttctgaaatttttgcTTTTTGTCAAACAGTTTACAGCATTCTGACACATGAGAAAAAATACATTCAAAGCAAAGATTTCTGGAGTAGGTTTCTTTGATTTAAAAATGAGCATGAGATTACAAGTAAGCCTCTGTTCATATTATTACGCAGTAATCCTAGATTGTACGCATATGCACAACCTCCTCTTTGACTTTAAACTCAAGCAATTATAAGGAAGGCACATCAAATGTGTGAACTCTTTGGGGACTGTGAATAAATGTAGCATTCTTACGGGGAACGAATTAAGTTTCCTTGCAGTAGggactgcagttttttttctgaagaagggtctacacccaaaacgtcagccttcctgctcctctgatgctgcttggcctgctgtgttcatccagctccacaccttgttatttcagattctccagcatctgaagttcctactatctctgcagtagGGACTGCCTTTTTACTACGCCTTTTGCATATTTTTCCCAGGAGTGTGTTTTGGATGGTATATTGACAGGGCGTTATTTTATTTAAAGATTATTAGATCGCTATGTGGACAGCAATCTcaagattagaaaaaaaaagcagaatgaaGGACATGGGTAGCAACTCCAGGGAACtctggatgtcaagggatattCGAGAGTTTGATAAAGATAAAGAAGGAAGCATTTGTAAGGTACAGCACATTAAAAACAGGAGAGGCCCTTCAAAAGTATAGAGAATATGGGTGGTTACTTAAAGAGGAAATTAGGAATGTAAAGAAATATTTTTGTCAGATAGGTTCAAGGAAAACTCtaaggcatttttaaaatgtattacgAGCAAAAGGATAACCAGGAAAAGAGTGGGCCCCTATTAGACATCAAAGGGGCAATAGAACCAGGGGACAGTAGTGAGGTCTGAAATGAATCCTTCTCATCTGTGCTCACATTGTAGCTGAGAATTTCACTTGGGATGGTGAGGTTCTAGAACACGTTAATAAGGAGGGGGTATTACATGTTTTACCTGGCATGCAGGTATGCatgtttttccctttattcattcaggggatgagggtgtcgctggctaggcagcattcattgcccatccctaattgcccagagggcggttaagaatcaactatactgcagtgggtctggagtcacatgtaggccagaccaggtaaggattagattagattccctacagtgtggaaacaggccctttggcccaacaagtccacaccaccacttgaagcatcccacccagaaccatccccctataacccccacacccctgaatactactggcaatttaacatggctgatccacctagcctgcacatctttggactgtgggaggaaactggagcacccggaggaaatccatgcagacacagggagaatgtgcaaactccacacagacagccacccgaggctggaatcgaatctgcgtccctggcgctgtgaggctgcagtgctaaccactgagccaccctgccgcccggatggcagtttccttcactaaaaaggattagtgaaccagatgggttttacccaacaattgacaatagatccatggtcatcattagactcttaattccagatatttattgaattcaaattccaccatctgccatggcaggattgaaatccaggtccccagaacattatctgagcctctggattaacagcctgcAATAATACCCCTAGGCCATCACCTCAGTGCCTGATGAGGTATATCCCAGGCTGCTAAGGAAGGAGATTACTGCGGCTCTGGTGGAGATATTTCAGACTTTGccagccacaggtgaagtgcaagatgactggaggatagccaatgtggttcctttgttcaaaaagggcAGCATGGATAGGCCAGGTAGAAATATCTTTATTTAAAGACTGGTGAGATGATGCAACTCGCTACAGAAAGTTTAGTGAATGTGAACAGCAGAGGTATCTTTAAGGGGAACTGTGCTAAGTATAGGAAAGGGACAGGAATAAGATGATACACTGATCAAGTGAGATGAAGAGGGATAGGAGGAACTGCTGAAGTTGAATTGTTCAcgataaaaaaaatctcagaacTCTCAGGCACAGGTTTAATGATCTTTTATTGAATCAGTGTTAGCTAAGGACTATCtcagaaagaattctgaggaaggatgtgccaGGCAGAGAGAAAAATCAAATATTTATACTTTTTAAGTTATGTGGACAAGTGCATTACACAAATTCTGAAATGTCCTGGTTCAGGCAAATAATTTGTTTTCCACATATCTTGATTTGTATATATTATGTATATTTTTTACCATATATACCATATAACAAAAATGGCAGATGTGCCGAAAGTCTCTGGCCTTAATcttctctctcagccttaaaatCTCATTCTGCTACTTCAGCAGCATTTCGAGTTAGCTTGcgttttaaaattctttcttgaCAACCTTTCTCGAAAAAGAATAATATGAATATGAATTTTATAAGTCAGGCTGACTATGTCCCCTgaataaaaaaccaaaagaactgcaatgctggtaatcaggaacaacaacagaaattgctgaaagtgATCAacacctatggagagaaatctgagttaatgttttggaccagtgacccttcttcaaaactgaggagtttgacttctctccacacatgctgccagacctgctgagcttttccagcaatttcagcttttgtaacCACGTTCCCTTCTTCTTTCACATGTAATTGCTTACGCCATCTTAAGATTTTATTAATCGTCCCAAAATAAATTGGTTTGGGGTTAACCCATGTCATACCGAATATCCTCCTCTGACAGAATGTTATCATCAGCATTGACtggagagactgaatggcctgtttctgtgctgtatgttctatATAACTCCTAGTTGGGGTAAAAACCATAAGTGCTTTTgctgctagagataatgggaactgcagatgctggagaatccaagataatgaagtgtgaggctggatgaacacagcaggcccagcagcatctcaggagcacaaaagctgatgtttcgggcctagacccttcaggcccgaaaagtcagcttttgtgctcctgagatgctgctgggcctgctgtgttcatccagcctcacttttatTATCGTGCTTTCGCTGCATTTTGTTGATCTACTTGACTATGCCACTCTGATGTAAAAAATAAAAGTGTACCTGTTACCCAAAATTTGGATACCTTCAAAGCTGTTCCACTCTTTGGAATGGTTTCAACATTCTGTCTGCTCTAAACTGAGACCATAAAGAACTCAACAGATCAGGGTTTTGAGCCCAAGGTCCACAGTTTCCATCCCGTTGTGTTTCTGACACAAGACAATAAATTTTAACCAGCAAGCAGATGACtttttcagaaacaaaagcaaagttgctggaaaagttcagcaggtctggcagcaatctgTGCAGGacaaaacagggttaacatttcggatccggtgacccttcctcaggacagttcTGAGTTTTGAGGATGGGTTGttggacccgaagcgttaactttgtttcttcctatacaaatgctttcagacctgctgagcttttccagcagctttgttcttgttcctgatttagagcatctgcagttcttttggtttttattgactTTTTCAGAACCCTGAAAAAGTGCTGGCCCTTTTCAAAGTTACATCAATTGCACTGATTTCAAAATGAAACACAAATTCATGTAAATTCTCTAAAAACAGCAGTCTGAAGAAAAATAAGATTGCTTGTTTTTGTGCTGTGGTGTTTTTGGCTTTGGGGTTTACTTGAATTGCGTTTGTGTCTTTATCGAAACAGGGGACTGAAGAATTTTAGACAAAGAATTAGCATTTATATAGGTCCAGCTTTTAAAGTATCTAAAACTGTAGTCATACTTTTGCCACTgttgcaatgcaggaaatgataaATTTCAAAATCAACAATGAGACAAATTGTATTTTGCTGATGCATTtgggggataaatattggcctgaaTATGTAC
Protein-coding regions in this window:
- the LOC125456523 gene encoding prostaglandin F2-alpha receptor-like, with amino-acid sequence MLHINIIANVSTSNATNDTCADESKSVHIPIIFMTIGILSNGVALVILVKAYKRFRQKWRASFLLFASGLVCTDCLGHIITGSITIRVYAMNKNWTRIDSSGHLCPFLGTSMVFFGLSALFLGSVMAIERCLGITQPLFHSAKVTARRAMFILGGTWLFALVIALLPNFHFGKYTVQCTRTWCFLSTKDVKFGIDSGILLLFSSLGLTALSTSFLCNTISGVALLRSHIKNKLNRQGKSHHVEMLVQLMTIMLVSCVCWGPFLVSVATIGSLNAGPKAITSLLLSVRLAAWNQILDPWVYILLRKSVLKRIWKITNMCMGRQNIRLHNWNCSSLQSTIKTAAMERSLSATKRPSQISRIS